A stretch of Chanodichthys erythropterus isolate Z2021 chromosome 20, ASM2448905v1, whole genome shotgun sequence DNA encodes these proteins:
- the avpr2aa gene encoding vasopressin V2 receptor codes for MEIFSREAGWERSLHATVAWSNLTTSSFSEHAELNSTFRGGSYFWLVSQNSSINPTQAPDPFRMRDTALAQAEIGILGLVLALTTLGNSFVLWVLLRRRKYNAPMHLFMVNLCVADLVVAFFQVLPQLVWVITERFQGPDVLCRSVKYLQIVGMFASSYMIVAMTVDRHNAICCPLQTYKGGAVSCWNTPIMIAWGLALVLSVPQVFIFSRSEVSPGVFECWGHFAEPWGLKAYVTWMTVAVFVVPTFIITVCQVRIFKEIHDNIYLKSERVVSADMKKNLVIFHFPIFKKRASSARLSHMQREVREPHKKNTNSGSSHSHTCNTEEAEPDCCDQSCQDSHSPNDRASQTHSSSSDVLPCIQANPHTIWSNSAAAQTSHGYSVPHRNTTTEESNTSSNPSFPPCPLHPPLTGVSKAMSKTVRMTLVIVLVYTLCWSPFFIVQLWAAWDPNPPDQGVAFTILMLLASLNSCTNPWIYTAFSSSVSRELLALLRCRPKLPRRSSMHDHSSDINTSTTKDNQH; via the exons ATGGAGATCTTCTCAAGAGAGGCAGGTTGGGAAAGATCCCTCCATGCAACCGTTGCATGGTCCAACCTCACCACCTCCTCATTCTCTGAGCATGCTGAACTCAACAGCACTTTCAGAGGAGGATCATACTTCTGGTTGGTGTCTCAAAACAGCTCAATAAACCCCACTCAGGCACCTGATCCATTCAGGATGCGGGACACGGCTCTGGCTCAAGCAGAGATTGGAATTCTGGGTCTGGTTCTCGCTCTGACAACACTAGGGAACAGCTTTGTACTGTGGGTTCTGCTGAGGCGGCGCAAATACAATGCACCCATGCACCTATTTATGGTCAATCTGTGTGTTGCAGACCTTGTTGTGGCGTTTTTTCAG GTGCTCCCGCAGCTGGTATGGGTTATCACAGAGAGATTTCAAGGTCCTGACGTGCTGTGCCGCTCAGTGAAATATCTGCAGATTGTGGGAATGTTTGCATCCTCTTACATGATTGTTGCTATGACAGTGGACCGCCATAATGCCATCTGCTGCCCCCTACAGACTTACAAAGGAGGGGCAGTTTCATGCTGGAATACACCCATCATGATAGCCTGGGGTCTAGCCCTTGTCCTCAGTGTGCCACAG GTGTTTATTTTCTCCAGGTCAGAGGTCTCTCCAGGAGTGTTCGAATGCTGGGGGCACTTTGCCGAGCCCTGGGGGCTGAAGGCTTATGTCACCTGGATGACTGTAGCCGTGTTTGTGGTTCCTACCTTTATTATCACCGTTTGTCAG GTACGAATATTCAAAGAGATCCATGATAACATCTACCTGAAATCAGAACGTGTGGTTTCTGCTGACATGAAGAAGAACCTGGTCATTTTTCACTTTCCCATCTTCAAAAAGCGGGCCAGCTCAGCTAGACTCTCACACATGCAGAGAGAAGTAAGAGAACCCCATAAAAAGAACACCAACAGTGGCTCGTCCCATTCTCACACCTGCAACACTGAGGAAGCAGAGCCCGATTGTTGTGATCAATCTTGTCAGGACAGCCACAGTCCCAATGATCGAGCCTCACAGACTCACAGTTCATCCTCAGATGTGCTGCCTTGCATTCAGGCTAACCCTCACACCATCTGGAGCAACTCTGCTGCTGCCCAGACATCACATGGATACTCTGTTCCTCACAGGAACACCACTACTGAAGAATCCAATACTTCATCAAACCCCTCTTTCCCACCTTGCCCTCTCCATCCACCTCTTACAGGTGTGTCGAAAGCTATGTCTAAAACAGTGAGGATGACTCTGGTCATTGTGCTTGTCTATACATTATGCTGGTCACCCTTCTTCATTGTACAGCTGTGGGCTGCCTGGGACCCCAACCCCCCTGACCAAG GAGTGGCTTTCACCATCCTGATGCTGTTAGCCAGTCTGAACTCTTGTACGAACCCATGGATCTACACAGCCTTTTCCAGCAGCGTGTCCCGCGAACTTCTTGCTTTACTGCGCTGTCGGCCAAAGCTTCCCCGCAGGAGCTCGATGCATGACCACTCAAGTGATATAAACACCTCCACCACCAAGGACAACCAGCACTGA